In Silene latifolia isolate original U9 population chromosome 3, ASM4854445v1, whole genome shotgun sequence, a single window of DNA contains:
- the LOC141649410 gene encoding protein FAR1-RELATED SEQUENCE 5-like, which yields MCSSYYFDFDVDDHRRLSRVCWFDPIAIKNYSLFGDMTSFDTTFNMNTYKMIFTPFTGVDHHKKCVTFGAGLIRKETDEDFVWLFWNFLSAMSNKYPVCIIIDQDRGIKAGVKTVFGDKTQHRYCMWHIMKKLPDKIGTTLYRETNFMKELCSCVWAEDIEPSEFEERWCSVISSYGLTDNEWLDTMFDKRASWIPAYFRDLFMGGLMRTTSRSESENSFFGNFMDPNLTLVEFLMRFESAMDAQRWKQSKLIAE from the coding sequence ATGTGTAGTTCGTACTACTTTGATTTTGATGTTGACGATCATAGACGACTATCTAGGGTTTGTTGGTTTGACCCTATAGCTATAAAGAATTACAGTCTCTTTGGTGATATGACGTCTTTTGACACGACGTTTAATATGAACacatataaaatgatatttacaCCTTTCACGGGGGTTGACCATCACAAGAAATGTGTGACATTTGGAGCAGGACTTATAAGGAAAGAGACTGATGAGGATTTCGTATGGTTGTTTTGGAATTTTCTGAGTGCAATGAGCAATAAGTATCCTGTGTGCATAATTATTGATCAAGATAGAGGCATAAAAGCAGGGGTTAAAACAGTGTTCGGGGACAAAACTCAAcacagatattgcatgtggcatatcatgaaaaAGCTGCCAGACAAGATCGGAACTACGCTATATAGAGAAACTAACTTCATGAAAGAGTTGTGCTCCTGTGTTTGGGCAGAAGATATCGAACCGTCTGAGTTTGAGGAACGATGGTGCTCAGTTATATCCTCATACGGGCTAACCGACAATGAATGGTTAGATACGATGTTTGACAAAAGGGCTTCCTGGATCCCAGCATatttcagggatttatttatgggTGGACTAATGAGAACCACGTCCAGGTCTGAGTCCGAGAATAGCTTTTTCGGAAATTTCATGGACCCAAACTTAACTTTGGTTGAGTTTCTTATGAGGTTTGAAAGTGCTATGGACGCTCAACGATGGAAACAGTCCAAATTAATAGCCGAGTAA
- the LOC141649411 gene encoding uncharacterized protein LOC141649411 has translation MEFCAIMRFVLKEQGLDNVPDQYLLSRWSKLATCQPICNNVPHTLIEDCNSLDVRRHKIGTLWSEVFSCVTLAEQKPEYVDELMGILKGFKEKISAQTSTSECSSTSNTGDRMRNKTRELEMLLGTKIPTEVVVLPPIQSKTKGPGKRMLSQNEKATKEQKKAPRKCNACGELGYHDSRNCPGRV, from the coding sequence ATGGAATTTTGTGCCATCATGCGCTTTGTGTTGAAAGAACAAGGCCTTGACAATGTTCCAGATCAGTATCTGTTAAGTAGGTGGAGCAAATTGGCAACATGTCAGCCGATTTGTAATAATGTGCCACATACTTTAATTGAAGATTGTAACTCATTAGATGTTAGACGGCACAAAATTGGTACCCTATGGTCCGAGGTATTCTCGTGTGTGACACTCGCTGAACAAAAACCTGAGTATGTGGATGAATTAATGGGCATTCTGAAAGGTTTCAAAGAAAAGATAAGCGCACAAACCAGTACGTCAGAATGTAGTAGTACTAGTAACACGGGTGATAGGATGAGGAACAAGACTAGGGAACTTGAGATGCTCTTAGGAACAAAAATACCAACAGAAGTGGTTGTCTTGCCTCCTATTCAGTCAAAGACGAAAGGGCCTGGAAAACGAATGCTGTCCCAAAATGAAAAAGCTACGAAAGAACAGAAGAAAGCGCCCAGGAAATGCAATGCTTGTGGAGAATTAGGATATCATGATAGTCGGAATTGTCCTGGGAGAGTATGA